In Podospora pseudoanserina strain CBS 124.78 chromosome 5, whole genome shotgun sequence, a single window of DNA contains:
- the ACE2 gene encoding Metallothionein expression activator (EggNog:ENOG503NY85; COG:S): MLSNPPQSGGGMHPRQRQHRRQISTPTAFEAVKIAPLPNFSQQQQQQRQPIAHRRGLSLDTRRQQQFVPTTPTSSSARQEYLAARHEYSNQMAAMPPVSSSSPAVPTTPQQILRENQQRQSLSRPGTSGTDHSDTSSNHSFQSFHDSSDAFLVSPNVTPNNQRFVDALASPAPMVEMSPLPYEAYMNSMGMMKNQAAFGSNSGIDVGGGSFDFYAQGDSALSTPTFLTFPDSSPASTGQGGWISEGETGSAQSRRNSRRISNGISDKVAKFENMMNNGGDLQHRPVTPSNHHQFVAGGEINQWAAGVDNESFPPTPTEMPAEQEQQQQIPSRFRDDYDESMEETLKPVRGNKHNNRNSGIFQELRQQAEQQAAAAAAAAGGVSQTPPPPRGGVMGGYGGGMQQGLTTPEFMNMRSMNAEFVKIEHNFDGFHFGMAGGGTMAPQMGGLVGTAAAGGMINPGGGGQLDGDGQKATLQHMPLTAASLSRHSSPHPSSLHQHRRTESIASLASAASIASINIEETKTDTGVTLDDIAQYIQGPDPSDGKWVCLYEECNKRFGRKENIKSHVQTHLNDRQYQCPSCHKCFVRQHDLKRHAKIHTGIKPYPCECGNSFARHDALTRHRQRGMCIGAFDGIVRKVVKRGRPRKDRGEGGETERREKKERVRKGKREDGGGEEMSSASSQSGYSESCSSVGSPTGYEEDFPDILDVAMTGGGNGVSGTATMDPGSLSLGPPGGGGGGGLSNARMPPVHPMYKGTTTSMEEQVRSPSAMSNYSRASSRLSGRRGTAGEEFVPPRRHGSPAKSTASYHTPPELSSSSSPPPTGTSGRFFEDGDSQQQPVSTGVCMPGFVSLDNDMLIGFGGEGGHPHGLVVPVQLDHGGHHGVPGSMGMQHQGLMSTLGGKFDPEGEYEQMGMFGGMNGMGVPGGDVFFSGN; encoded by the coding sequence ATGCTCTCCAATCCTCCTCAATCGGGCGGCGGCATGCACCCGCGCCAGCGCCAACACCGAAGACAAATCTCCACACCCACAGCCTTTGAAGCCGTCAAGATCGCGCCACTGCCCAACTtttcccagcagcagcaacaacaacgccaaccTATCGCCCACCGACGAGGTCTGAGCCTGGATACTCGACGACAGCAGCAATTCGTGCCCACGACGCCCACATCATCCTCTGCTCGGCAAGAGTATCTCGCTGCTCGACATGAGTACAGCAACCAGATGGCAGCGATGCCGCCagtctcttcctccagccCGGCCGttcccaccacaccacagcaAATCCTTCGAGAGAACCAGCAGCGACAAAGCCTGTCTCGTCCTGGCACGTCCGGCACCGACCACAGCGACACCTCGTCCAACCACTCGTTCCAGTCCTTCCATGACAGCAGCGACGCCTTTCTCGTATCGCCAAACGTGACGCCCAACAACCAGCGGTTCGTCGATGCCCTGGCCAGCCCTGCGCCAATGGTGGAGATGAGTCCCCTGCCGTACGAAGCCTACATGAACTCGATGGGCATGATGAAGAACCAGGCCGCGTTTGGCAGCAACAGTGGGATCGACGTTGGTGGGGGTAGTTTTGACTTTTACGCCCAGGGGGATAGTGCGCTTTCCACGCCGACGTTTCTTACTTTTCCCGATTCTAGTCCTGCGAGCACAGGTCAGGGTGGGTGGATTTCGGAGGGGGAGACGGGGTCTGCGCAGAGCCGTAGGAACTCACGCAGGATAAGCAATGGGATTAGTGATAAGGTGGCCAAGTTTGAGAATATGATGAACAACGGCGGCGACCTTCAACATCGGCCGGTGACACCTTCCAATCATCATCAGTTTGTTGCGGGAGGGGAGATTAACCAGTGGGCTGCCGGGGTGGACAATGAAAGTTTTCCTCCGACCCCGACTGAGATGCCGGCGgagcaagagcagcagcaacagatcCCGAGCAGGTTTCGCGATGATTATGATGAGAGTATGGAGGAGACGCTCAAGCCTGTGAGGGGGAATAAGCATAATAATCGGAATTCGGGGATTTTCCAGGAGCTGAGGCAGCAGGCGGAGCagcaagctgctgctgctgctgctgctgctggcggtgtCAGTCagacaccgccgccgccgaggggaggggtgatgggggggtatggtggtgggatgcaGCAGGGGTTGACGACGCCAGAGTTTATGAACATGCGGAGCATGAATGCCGAGTTTGTTAAGATTGAGCACAATTTTGATGGGTTTCACTTTGGGATGGCAGGGGGAGGGACGATGGCGCCGCagatggggggtttggttgggaCGGCTGCTGCCGGGGGTATGATCAAcccgggtggtggtggtcaactggatggtgatggacaGAAGGCGACGCTGCAGCACATGCCGCTTACGGCGGCGAGTCTGTCGCGTCATAGCTCGCCTCATCCATCGTCGTTGCATCAGCACCGCCGAACGGAGTCGATTGCTTCTCTGGCGTCTGCGGCGTCGATTGCCTCGATCAACATTGAGGAGACAAAGACCGATACGGGGGTCACGCTGGATGACATTGCGCAGTATATCCAGGGACCTGACCCTTCGGATGGGAAGTGGGTGTGCTTGTACGAGGAGTGCAACAAGCGGTTCGGGCGGAAGGAGAATATTAAGAGCCATGTCCAGACGCACCTGAACGACCGCCAGTATCAGTGTCCGAGCTGCCACAAGTGCTTTGTGAGGCAGCATGATTTGAAGAGGCATGCCAAGATTCACACGGGGATCAAGCCTTATCCGTGTGAGTGTGGGAATAGCTTTGCGAGGCATGATGCGTTGACGAGGCATCGGCAGAGGGGGATGTGCATTGGGGCTTTTGATGGGAttgtgaggaaggtggtgaagagggggcggccgaggaaggacagaggggaggggggggaaacagagaggagggagaagaaggagagggttaggaaggggaagagggaggatggtgggggggaggagatgagcaGTGCGAGTAGTCAGAGTGGGTATAGTGAGAGTTGCTCGAGTGTTGGGTCGCCGACGGGGTATGAGGAGGACTTTCCGGATATTTTGGATGTGGCGATGACGGGGGGTGGTAATGGGGTGAGTGGGACTGCGACGATGGATCCGGGGAGTTTGAGTTTGGGACCGCcgggcggtgggggtggtggtgggttgagtAATGCGCGGATGCCGCCTGTTCATCCGATGTATAAGGGGACGACAACAAGTATGGAGGAACAGGTCAGGAGTCCGAGCGCGATGAGCAATTACAGCCGTGCCTCGTCGAGGCtttctgggaggagggggacggccggggaggagtttgtgCCGCCTCGGCGACATGGGTCTCCGGCGAAGAGCACGGCGAGTTATCATACTCCGCCGGAGCTGTCGAGTAGctcttcgccgccgccgacggGGACAAGTGGGAGAttttttgaggatggggacagtcaacagcagccgGTTTCGACGGGGGTGTGTATGCCCGGCTTTGTGAGCTTGGATAATGACATGTTgattgggtttgggggggagggtggtcaTCCGCATGGGTTGGTCGTGCCGGTGCAGTTGGATCATGGTGGGCATCATGGTGTGCCGGGTTCGATGGGGATGCAGCATCAGGGGTTAATGTCGACGTTGGGAGGCAAGTTTGATCCTGAAGGGGAGTATGAGCAGATGGGGATGTTTGGGGGAATgaatgggatgggggtgccGGGCGGGGATGTGTTCTTTTCGGGGAACTGA
- the ARP2_2 gene encoding Actin-related protein 2 (EggNog:ENOG503NTZD; COG:Q): MSWARGRMHLITYSTVLSLITATTMVLAVPTASLEGKVALVTGAGRGIGRGVALELGKRGASVVVNYVSSAGPASEVVKEIESYKNGAKAIAIQADVSKVSEINRLFSEAKKHFGKIDIVMSNSGTESWDKTEEVTEEKYDHVFNLNARAQFFVGQAAYKHLERNGRLILMTSIAAGLLGVKDHALYNASKMAVIGMVKSFATDFGVKGITVNGVAPGGIKSDMFTENAWHYIPGGSPDWGKEKIEGLMAAHCPLGRCAVPEDVARVVAFLSSEDGGWVNGQILTISGGSSQ; encoded by the exons ATGTCCTGGGCCCGCGGACGGATGCA TCTTATCACTTACAGCACCGTACTGTCCCTTATCACCGCTACCACCATGGTCCTCGCCGtccccaccgccagcctCGAAGGCAAGGTCGCCCTCGTCACCGGTGCCGGCCGTGGCATCGGCCGCGGCGTcgccctcgagctcggcaagCGCGGCGCCTCTGTTGTGGTCAACTACGTCTCCTCGGCCGGCCCGGCCAGCGAGGTGGTCAAGGAGATCGAGAGCTACAAGAACGGCGCCaaggccatcgccatccaGGCCGACGTGTCCAAAGTCAGCGAGATCAACCGCCTGTTCTCGGAAGCCAAGAAGCACTTTGGCAAGATCGACATTGTCATGTCTAACTCTGGGACTGAATCCTGGgacaagacggaggaggtgacCGAGGAGAAGTACGACCACGTCTTCAATCTTAATGCGCGCGCGCAGTTCTTTGTCGGGCAGGCGGCGTACAAGCATTTGGAGCGGAACGGGCGGTTGATTCTCATGACGAGCATTGcggctgggttgttgggggtgaaggatCATGCGCTGTATAATGCTAGCAAGATGGCGGTTAttgggatggtgaagagTTTCGCAACGGACTTTGGGGTGAAGGGGATCACGGTTAATGGGGTTGCGCCGGGGGGGATCAAGAGTGATATGTTTACTGAGAATGCGTGGCATTATATTCCCGGGGGAAGCCCGGattgggggaaggagaagattgaggggttgatggctgCTCATTGCCCGCTTGGACGGTGCGCGGTGCCGGAGGatgtggcgagggtggtggcttTTTTGAGTAGTGAGGATGGCGGGTGGGTGAATGGGCAGATTTTGACTATTAGTGGGGGGAGTTCGCAGtag
- a CDS encoding hypothetical protein (EggNog:ENOG503P5PW; COG:Q): MRGCRSTCNISFPIFSPQQLENQHVYRTVLVIGANGGIGFQLATRFLKEGYKVFGTYRPQTKDDVSVAEVRWGRPQATALLFLILKLRQLDGTGVQSIELDYANEESITAAAKGFAGEKLDILINCGAIYNT, translated from the exons ATGCGGGGTTGTCGGTCGACTTGCAACATCTCATTCCCCATCTTCTCTCCTCAGCAATTGGAGAACCAACATGTCTACAGAACAGTCCTAGTCATTG GTGCCAATGGAGGCATCGGCTTTCAGCTGGCCACCAGGTTCTTAAAGGAGGGCTACAAAGTCTTTGGAACATACCGCCCACAGACAAAAGACGATGTCTCGGTTgctgaggtgaggtggggCCGCCCTCAAGCGACAGCCTTGCTGTTCCTGATCCTGAAACTGAGACAGCTCGACGGAACCGGGGTGCAAAGCATCGAGCTGGATTATGCCAATGAAGAgtccatcaccgccgctgccaagGGGTTTGCTGGTGAGAAGTTGGACATTCTCATCAATTGCGGAGCCATATACAACACCTAG
- a CDS encoding hypothetical protein (COG:T; EggNog:ENOG503P85U) → MANQKTEDIKDLNAFRYMQRQRQDYFDQFRRGLNYGHPGNEALMRLQVPKPGKWKGYRNKHARHFVYKIQEVWDEAGPGQTRQAALEANDRLAATMAVADFRLVKILGWGGLGVASMYDAVGKDNKMLQVVCKIDIFPHYTCIPREVKAHLMTAGAKHVMQQVILQAEGGISDAAINRLGNIARQTAAGVDMTVPTSIDSRGRKCKRDPKDGDGDDDFEVIEAVPIGEFEELDLNEIKHDMKVDARKELDANQRFMNRGRLDDHICRAAMTRRPFPTLVLWQVFDCLFRGVIGMAYPEAFMPWDVDPSKVQVPEVSETARGLRPLEPYDNRDTMVHYDIDPLNILFDEFDANQHNLAPLTKIADLGLIHIYNGNTSAWDYWNSRGRGKQSVYTSEQFSEEWDYINGNPRTIKSETAGNFNWWTNLYQIALVIWQMVSLCHAELPPSPEKITIKMLDGTETTAYGFGGYILNDKKFKHIDRDLRELINQCMLHVPVKRPTMEQLENLLRSKTNIQGVDPQNQEQAEAQRYCEWLFRGTPAPKPAQPVDHKLPAGLRGWTVKNVVEEQKIWLETTEKAARRKALNKAAQTRHMNPGRVLANRFGIVREVRNLWGDYFKRK, encoded by the exons ATGGCTAACCAGAAGACGGAGGATATCAAAGATCTAAATGCCTTCCGCTACATGCAGCGGCAGCGACAAGACTACTTCGACCAGTTCCGCAGAGGACTGAATTATGGTCACCCCGGCAACGAGGCATTGATGAGACTGCAAGTCCCCAAGCCCGGGAAATGGAAGGGCTACCGAAACAAACACGCAAGGCACTTTGTCTACAAAATCCAGGAGGTCTGGGACGAGGCAGGTCCTGGACAGACCAGGCAGGCTGCCTTGGAGGCCAACGACAGACTGGCTGCGACTATGGCGGTTGCTGACTTCAGGCTGGTTAAGATTCTTGGCTGGGGTGGTTTGGGCGTGGCCAGTATGTACGACGCCGTTGGCAAGGACAACAAAATGCTACAGGTCGTGTGCAAGATTGACATCTTTCCCCATTACACGTGTATCCCCCGTGAGGTCAAGGCCCATCTCATGACCGCGGGCGCGAAACACGTCATGCAGCAGGTTATCCTGCAGGCTGAGGGGGGTATATCTGATGCCGCGATCAACAGACTGGGAAATATAGCGAGGCAGACAGCGGCTGGGGTGGATATGACTGTGCCTACGTCTATTGATAGTAGGGGGAGAAAATGCAAACGTGACCCCaaggatggcgatggcgatgatgattTCGAAGTGATTGAGGCGGTGCCAATtggcgagtttgaggagCTGGATTTGAACGAAATCAAACACGACATGAAAGTAGACGCGAGGAAAGAGCTGGATGCGAACCAGAGG TTTATGAATCGTGGCCGGTTGGACGATCATATCTGCAGGGCTGCCATGACCAGGAGGCCGTTCCCGACTCTGGTTTTGTGGCAAGTGTTTGATTGTT TATTTCGCGGTGTGATAGGGATGGCCTATCCTGAAGCCTTTATGCCTTGGGACGTCGACCCGAGCAAAGTACAGGTCCCTGAAGTATCTGAAACAGCAAGAGGTCTCAGACCACTCGAGCCCTACGATAACAGAGACACGATGGTCCATTATGACATCGACCCATTGAATA TCTTGTTTGATGAGTTCGATGCAAACCAGCACAACCTTGCTCCTTTGACTAAA ATTGCAGATTTGGGCCTGATCCACATCTACAACGGGAATACCAGCGCTTGGGACTACTGGAATTCGAGAGGCAGAGGCAAACAATCAGTTTACACATCT GAACAATTCTCTGAAGAATGGGATTACATCAACGGAAACCCAAGAACGATCAAATCCGAGACGGCTGGAAATTTCAACTGGTGGACTAACCTGTATCAAATCGCACTT GTAATCTGGCAAATGGTGTCCCTCTGTCACGCAGAACTTCCACCCTCGCCTGAAAAGATCACGATCAAAATGCTCGACGGCACCGAAACGACCGCATATGGCTTTGGTGGCTACATCCTCAACGACAAGAAGTTCAAGCACATCGACCGTGACCTCCGCGAGCTGATCAATCAGTGCATGCTTCATGTTCCCGTCAAGCGCCCGACGATGGAGCAGCTTGAGAACCTTCTCCGAAGCAAGACAAACATCCAGGGCGTGGACCCGCAAAACCAGGAACAGGCGGAGGCACAGAGATACTGTGAATGGCTGTTCAGGGGGACTCCGGCGCCCAAACCGGCGCAGCCAGTTGACCACAAACTACCGGCTGGGCTGAGGGGTTGGACAGTCAAgaatgtggtggaggagcaaaAGATTTGGTTGGAGACGACCGAGAAGGCAGCAAGAAGGAAGGCACTGAATAAGGCTGCACAGACGAGGCACATGAACccggggagggtgctggcaAATAGGTTTGGgattgtgagggaggtgaggaattTATGGGGGGATTACTTCAAGAGGAagtga